GCAAGGCTgaactcaaaaggctgaaatctcgaaaggctgaaagtatcagaaggctaaataataaagaataaagaataaagaataaagaataaagaataaagaataaagaataaagaataaagaataaagaataaagaataaagaataaagaataaagaataaagaataaagaataaagaataaagaataaagaataaagaataaagaataaagaataaaagaataaagaataaagaataaagaataagaataaagaataaagaataaagaataaaagaataaagaataaagaataaagaataaaagaataaagaataaagaataaaagaataaagaataaagaataaagaataaagaataaagaataaagaataaagaataaaagaataaagaataaagaataaagaataaagaataaagaataaagaataaaagaataaagaataaagaataaagaataaagaataaagaataaagaataaagaataaagaataaagaataaagaataaagaataaagaataaagaataaagaataaagaataaagaataaagaataaagaataaagaataaagaataaagaataaagaataaagaagaaaagaataaagaataaagaataaagaataaagaataaagaataaagaataaagaataaagaataaagaataaagaataaagaaaaaaagaataaagaataaagaataaagaataaagaataaagaataaagaataaagaataaagaataaagaataaagaataaagaataaagaataaagaataaagaataaagaataaagaataaagaataaagaataaagaataaagaataaagaataaagaataaagaataaagaataaagaataaagaataaagaataaagaataaagaataaagaatataaagaataaagaataaagaataaagaataaagaataaagaataaagaataaagaataaagaataaagaataaagaataaagaataaagaataaagaataaagaataaagaataaagaataacaCGGACAGAAATTTCGGttatttgaatcaacaataataATGTTTATTCATATTCATTTAACATAAATATAGAATCTATTTGGACAAAAAATATATACATTTAAAATAAaccaaaatatatatttgtttctaaaatttcttttgGAGAGCCCCTGTGCTATTATATTATCACTTCAGATGCCCCTAGGTGCcgcaaaaggaaaaaagaaaaaaataaaagtgttgattttgcgATGCAAGTATACCATTTTGAAGTCCGATTAACGTGATTATTTAAAGTGTATAATTTTAAGTTCAAACCGATTTTATAAACTGACGGGAAAACTGTATGTATAAATATAGAAATCTTTCGCTTTTTTATGCAATAACTATATAAGCAAGCAAAAAGCGTGTAGTTAATTGCCACTTGTTTCATATACATACTGTCTAATCGTAGATGGAGTGCAAAGAAGAAGTTGAAGTGTTGTACGAGGAACTGGACGTTGAAAGTGTTGAGATCATCAATCTGCTGAGTTCTTTTTGGTTTATCCGACCGATTCGTGACGGAATTCGTGGGTAACTTAAACATTTTCGCTTCAGCTTCGCTGTAAaagccccgcacataggatacgtttgcgttgcgtttgccttatttcccaaagaaaactgtcaaacgaaACACacacgtatcctatgtgcggggctcttaaaCTATAATcattatttcaattatttccaGAAAACGGGTATACGGTGGAATTACTAAAAAATATTGAGCGAAGGGAGATTGAAGACATAATCGGTCCTCCCCATCTGGCTGATCGAACGAAATTAATTGTCGCTCTCAACGAGTGGAGACAAGAAcaggtgagaaaaaaaaatgtatttgatcGTCGCATCTAAAACCGAAAATATGTCTGTTTTATATACAGGGTCTGCCACCAGTCTCCACGCCATCCGATCCTTCAAAAAGTCCCATCAAACTCACTCGATCAACAAACTTGCAGCGTCAAGATTATACGGCCAGATTTCTGATTACTTCGTCACCGAGGGGAAGAGCCATTATTGAAATATATGGGAGCACAAACATCCTGACGAAAGCGCAGAAGAAAGCGATCACTCACATTGTCGTAGACGAATTCAAGGACGTATTTGGAAAGCTTACGAGCAGTGAATTGAAAAATAGAGCAGCGGAACTCAAACAACTGTTTCCCACTGAATCGGAGGTAAGTGATTAGTTATACCGTCTCCTGAAACAACAGTATTTTATAAGTACAGCATAAATATgtaaagggaagatccattaattacgtaacgcaaaaattggccattttcaaacccccccttccccctatgtcacactttttgtatgaagcctctaatttttttgtatggattgtcacgcGTCCCcctccctctaagcgttacgtaatttatggatgctcccatatctattttatttttcattatttcatttTCCATATAATATTTTCAGTATACATGGTATCAACCTGCAGTGGAATTCCAAGGCGCTAAGAAAATCCGATTGGGCAAATTGGCAAAAGGATGTCTGTATGATAGGAATTTAAACTACAAAGCTGAGCATCACAAACACCAACAACTCCAAATTTCTAATTCGGAACAATCACAGGAACGAGACCTTCTGTCTGAAGCGGCAAGTAAGTTCAAATCCTAATCTGTACAATGATAACAAACTGTAATCTAGCAGTACCATTGTTTTGCAACTATTTatgtgtttatttattttatcgaAGAGATTTTCAATTTCTGCAATTAGTTTCTCGCAGTTTAAATGTTTTTGCTCCAACaggtttgaatgaattttaattgcAATGAAATCCTCCGTCAACCTTTTTATTTTCACTGGTATTATTTATATTGAAGtgagttaaaaaaaacattgtttcaaTCTCCACCTCCTTGTAGCAAACTGTAAAAGTTTGTGATAACCACACCCTCCAGATATTTATTTATGTAATAATAGTTTCACAATGGGTAAAAAGTGTTACTAACCGAAATTTATCAATTCAAAGATAAATTTTGATGTGTGATTTGACGTAATTATTGAGTTTACCTATGAAGCACACCCACGCCTACTGAAATTGACTCCATGGTTTACCTTGTGTGTTTACCGCTATGTTGCAAAAGTAAATACATAACCGCTCTTTATTGCAGATATGTATAGACCAAGACCATAGCTTGTTCAACTCATAAATTTATAATTGTTCGTTTCAGTTGACCTAGTGATTTTAATATGttttctttctatttttttcttacCATAGTCGCAGAATACGAGCAGATCAAAAATTGGATACGTCACAACGAAGACGAATGGGAAAGCGTTAAGGAGAAGTGGTCTGCTACAAGTGCTCATCGGCTCCTTGAAATCTCGAAGCACAGTAATTGGTCTGGTGAAGATATTTTTTGCACCTTTCCAACACTCCGAAAACCAGACGGTTATATGCTTATTAAAATCGATTTCAAATACAAATTCCCAACCCATCACAATTTGTTCTACGGACACTGGAATGATTTTCGGAAAAGCATCAGATCCATTTTGCAGTCTGACATAACGGACTCGACAGGAAAATCTATTTTGGCCATACTGGAAGACGATTCATTAGACGGAGGTATAgaaatttgtattattgtaCATATACAGAGAAGGAGTATGTTTAATCATGCATACAAACCTCGCATTAATTACCTACTATAGTGTCGTAATCATTAGAGAGACAAACCCAAATCATATTCATTAGTTTCAACGATGTCATGTAAAAAGTAATCAGTGTCTGAAATAATTTATCATTTTATATTCTCAATTCAGTTAAAATACGAATAATTCGACTAACGAAACTGGATTTTCCGAACTATCTGttcgttgaaattaactttAGAAATGGGATAATTTTTACTATGACTGTGCGCAATACAACACGTCTTTTCCAAAGTTTGATTCAACGTACAAATTTGAAGAAGATTATGATATTCACTACTAATGACAAGATTAGAATGGTCGCATCTCGCGTCACGAAGCGAATTTTGATGATTCATTTATCTAAAGGCCGTGCTACAAATGGTGAGAAGAGCGGTGCATTTTGACATAAAATACATGGATTAACTGTCAAAACGCCATGCTCCGCTTTTACTATTGTAGCTGGGCCCCTCATGCGTTCTTAGCAAAACGTTATTGCAaggttttttttcctgtttcCTATCCGGTTTAAAATTTCCAACTTATATACTTTATATTTATATTgcagttccagttgaaaaccgaagtaaGCTCTGGCGCTCTGAATATTTTCCAGTTCCAGATGTCCCAACTGCATCGTGAGTAGTGCGCATCCATGCCACAGCCGTGCGTTATCATGCGAATTACTCGTTTAATAGTTGCAACATTCCAAAACAAGGAtattaacgatcattcagtaatttgcgttcgatcatttagtagtttgtcaatgaaacattccagaagctgaatttcaaaatattttgtatggtggacttctagtacgaaggtttttctacaactctgcttaatggttcgttgtttgaattccactagtaacggagttatagctatagtttcagtaactcagactaaatgataacaaaattccaatcatttagtttgagttactgcaactagggctctaactccgttattagttgaattctaataacgaaccattaggcaaagttgtagaaaaaccttcgcactaaaagtccaccatacaacatattttgaaattcagcttctggaatgtgtcattgacaaactactaaatgatcgaacgcaaattactgaatgatcgttaacatccttgttcCAAAATTATCCCCAGAGCTTACTTTCGTTTTCATCTGGAAATACAATATTGTACTATCAGTGTGGAACATTTAATATTCATAGTAACATTGCTTCAGTGATCATATAGCACTCTTATTTTTATATTCAAGATACATGCGACTGGCTTACTGCGAGTTTGTTGGCTTATTTGCTACCATGCCCAATGTTGACCACTCGAGAGCGTAAAAAATGGAAACCAACGTACATGGATGTCCGAGAAAGTTTCGTGCTTTGGATCAAAGGATTAGAAGAATTGGAGACAGAAATTACCAGAATCATTCATCTGTTTGAACGCTGCGACCAACCTCAACGCCCTCTAGTAATTGTGGTGGGTTCGGATATAAAGAAAATTACTACATTCCTGGTTTATTGTGCTGGATCATACTACAAACTTCCCACGTTTCAAAAAGCATTGGACGTATGCTTCAAAACATACAAGGTTTACGGATTAACCTTCCCACGGCCGGCAGCTGGAGTATGGAATTTATTGGGCCACTGCATTTACGGGTTCGAACCAGAAAGTGACAGTAAGGCTAAAGTGATTTCAATTGCTAGTGCCATTGCTGTAAAAATCTAAAATGATACGTTGTGCATACCAGGGGTGCATGTGGCAGGCACCTTCCATCGATGGATATATTCAACACCTCTCACGTATGCATGAGACGATAAATGGTTATTACTGCGTTTTCGACAAAAgccattccaaattttcaacgTTGAAATTACTGCGACAACACTTAATCAAATACCATAATTCTTGCGAATCACAAATTTCcgaaagagaaaaaaattcaaacattttcgTCGACAAAACAAATCCCTCTATCGTACACCCTACTGAGGACACAACTGGAGAAAATCACCGTTATGTTGATGATACAGACGGGGAAAAAACTGCGGAAAATATTTTCGATGCTGAGAAAATTAGAGAAGAGATCCAGCGCATGCGCTTGCTATTAACGCTCAGCTGGCTGAGTAAGGACTCAATATCTAGGAAAGCAGCATTTGATATTCAAAAGGAT
The nucleotide sequence above comes from Armigeres subalbatus isolate Guangzhou_Male chromosome 3, GZ_Asu_2, whole genome shotgun sequence. Encoded proteins:
- the LOC134223099 gene encoding uncharacterized protein LOC134223099; this encodes MDKVLEQLQKEDVRIYDLFLLFGLSDRFVTEFVENGYTVELLKNIERREIEDIIGPPHLADRTKLIVALNEWRQEQGLPPVSTPSDPSKSPIKLTRSTNLQRQDYTARFLITSSPRGRAIIEIYGSTNILTKAQKKAITHIVVDEFKDVFGKLTSSELKNRAAELKQLFPTESEYTWYQPAVEFQGAKKIRLGKLAKGCLYDRNLNYKAEHHKHQQLQISNSEQSQERDLLSEAAIAEYEQIKNWIRHNEDEWESVKEKWSATSAHRLLEISKHI